The DNA window GACATGCTCAAGGAGAATGGTCATTTTCCCATTCAGATTTCAGGTACTATTTTCGAACATTTTAGTAGAGATTAATGTTATAGACCCTACTTTTAAAtatcattttgtttttaatattaaaaatgattattgatcagaagttaaaaaaaaaaaagaaaaagttgtcCTTTGGAGAGTGTGTAAAAGagtgatttaattaaatatcatGTCTCTCtaatataatatgtataaacaaactatcaaagataaatacaaaatattctgataaaataattttaaaaggtgaaaataaatgacaaaaaattttttgaaaataaaaaaaaaatttgtcaaaaataatccATCACTATATAAAATTGTCACGTAAGTATTCGTATTAATCATGTCATACTTTTAGTCAGTAAAAATACTgctattatttaataatatcatttcggtcaaaattttaaatattttacaagtcttttgtcattttttaaaattatttgttcaaacattattttaatattaatctaaaaatatataattattttttatttgtaagttATATATAGTTGTAAATACATattcatttaagaatatttatatattgttacAAATATAACACGTACATCTAATTATGTAACActacatcaataaaaataattattttttagattaatcACGTGTATAGTCATAAAAAAACGGATACGATTATACCATTGTGAAAATTGtaagtacattaaaattaaaatctacaAATATATCAACAAAAATCACAATTCACAAACATGGCTTCATTTTCAGAAATTGGAGATGAAGTGGTGGACTACATCCCCGGAATGAGCCCAACACAAATTAGAGACCTTCCAACAGTGCTTCATGGAGAGGACCTGAGGCTATTGGAGAGAGCATTGAACACTGTGAACTTAGTTTCAAAAGCCCAATGCCTTATGTTCACCACAGCCTATGAGCTTGAACCCCAAGCAGTGGATGCTCTAAGATCCAAATACAACATTCCTGTCTACCCTGTGGGCCCAAGTGTCCCTTTCTTCAAACTCAAGCCCAAAAACACAACTTTGGCCCAATCCAATGGTGACTCTTTTGCCTCTAATGCCAACCTAATTAGCAATGGTCATGCTCATAATCATGAGGAGGAACAAACTCCTGAGTACTTCAAATGGCTAGATTGTCAGCCTGATGGTTCAGTCTTATACATTTCACAAGGAAGCTTTCTTTCAGTTTCAAGTGCTCAAATGGATGAAATTGTTGCCGGGATTAGAGATAGCGGAGTGTCCTATCTCTGGGTGGCACGTGGCGAAACTACGAAACTTAATGGTTGCCTTGGGGAACAAGGTATTGTGGTTCCTTGGGTTGAACAACTTAAGGTCTTATGCCACCCGGCTATAGGCGGGTTCTGGTCGCATTGCGGCTGGAACTCATCTTTAGAAGCTGCTTTCTCCGGGGTGCCAGTGCTCACATACCCTATATTTTGGGACCAAGTGCCTAACAGCAAGAGGTTTGTGGAGGATTGGAGGGCAGGATGGAGAGTGAGGAAGAagattgggaaggagaattttGTGTCCAGGGAAGAAATATGTGACCTTGTGAGAAGGTTTATGGATGGTGAAAATAATGAGATCAAAGAAATGAGGAAAAGGGCTTTGGAGCTTAGGGAGGCTTGCCAAAAGGCTATTTCTCCTGGTGGATCAACTGAGACCAATCTTGATTCTTTCATTGATTATGTTTCACAAATCCAAGCCCAAGAAAAAAAGTGAACAGGCCTGATTTTAAGATTCAACCTTTGAGGCCCAAGCCCATGATTCCATGCATGAGTTATGGGAATTAAATCTACCACCAATAAACTTACTTGAGTGCGATATAGATACTTATATAGTTCAAATAAAGAATTCATCTAGCTAGATTCTAGCTAGTTGAGGATTTgtaatgtttttcttttcttttttaattcctGTTTAATTAATGTATGGATTGATGTACTAGTGTCAGAGTTAAATCTCAACCAAGcgtgttcttatttctctacaAGCATGTTACTTTAATAGAATGAatgtttttataatttactTTCACATGGTTTGAGTTCAAACTATTGATGATATCTAAAACTTTCTGACATTccaattaatttaattcatatatgaaagttaattagttttaaaagACCAGTGTTTTACTGTAAAAAAAACgaatataagaaaaaagaaaaataaaatggaatCATTTCAagggtaaaaaaaaattgtctgataagaaaaattaagaatagcTTAGCATCATTATCATGTGGaccttttgcttttgttttttctctctGATTTGTCAAATGTCAAGTAACGCCAAGCTAGCCtagcattaaaaatttcaaatgaaAAGAAAGGGGAAAAGAAAAACCAGTCTTGTCCATTCCGTGTGAATCTGAAATCTGAATCTCAATAATATATAAAGTAAAATGATAAAGCAGTACTAAAAGATAACACagagacaaataaataaaatgagcTACTTAAATAaagatgttaaaaatattttttttaaagatatttttaaaaattaaaatttaacatgtaaaataaattaaattatattatttttattaaaattagatcgGATAAAATAATAtgagtattttagtcattttttataataaaaatattataattattttttataaaaaataatattaatttagacaaattcaaaatttaattcattattttttgattaaattaatttatctaacctaattttgataaaaacaatataatttaagtaattatatatatgaaagACATTACATATATTACATGAATAAAAGACATTACATGAATGAATAAGACGTTACATTAAAATCAagtcataaaaatatattatcctACACAGAAAATATCTAAACTTCTTTTGTCATGTACCTAGAtatttagataaatattttttggacATCCAAGTTTTTCTATACTacacaaaataatttcaaaatttatagcTGTTAGccaatacaatttttttaatttgatctatttaattaaaataattattttacaaattttaaaatattttaaacattgttttgagatattttatattctttagGGATTTATACTCACTGTTCGcattaaattaaagaataacTGTAatgttaaacaaaaatattaatgttaaaaattgttttgttattttaaaatttaaaaaactaaaacatctaattttaaaatatcaataattaatttagataattactcttttttttaaaacattttaactcttattttctattttagaaTAAGGTacacaaataaatattatttctactttaaatatataaagaaataattggaatataaaaatatgtgaCCGACGCtaattaatctaaaaaatattaactcctaacattcttcttaaaaataaattaaataaaatgctCGTTTGAATTCAAATATACTGAACCTATATTATATAGGAGAAAGAAGCAATTGTAATTGAATACAAAACGTGTTCGTAATAAATGGAACCTAATATTCTagctaattttattaaataaaatcccgtcacatatgtattttttatgataaaaattcAGGTGAAGTTGaattcacgtgaagttgatacctgagagtcgttagatgaaaatttagtcaaataagttaaattatttaacagctttcaaatatcaactttacgtgaagtcgactgcacttgagttttcacaattttttataataaacaccattttgatattaatttttttaacaagtaaaaaaatatattattaattaaaaaacaatttacaaactttttatataatatataatttttttaaaatatatttcagtaatttttattattaatcttaattataaaaaaatatataatatatataattaaaattaacgatTAAAAATCACTAAAACACCAGGTAGCAGCAGTAGCAGGTACTTGAAAACTTTCCTCATACATATGGCAACAGCATTAGCAATTTCATGAAAGAGAATAAGTTTGATTGAGCAACAATGGTGTACCATATTGTGGCTGTGCCATACCCTGGCAGAGGCCATGTGAATCCCATGATGAACCTCTGCAAATCCTTATTAATTTCTTCAAGAAATCAGATTCTCATCACCTTTGTTGTGACACAAGAATGGCAAACCTTAATCAACAAGAACACCAATCATGCTCATGCTGATAGCATTAGAATCTGTACCATTCCAAACGTTCTGCCATCAGAGGAAGTTCGCGGCAACGACTTCCCAGGATTCTATGAAGCAGTGATGACAAAGATGGAAGAACCCTTTGAGGCAGTGATTGATGAGATTAATGGCAATGTGAATGTGGATCTCATCATTGCTGACACTGAGCTTCTTTGGGCTCATGCTGTTGCCACTCGTAGATTGCTTCCTTTGGCTTTGCTTTGGACTGCTTCTGCTTCAGTCTTCTCCATGTTTCTTCATCATCAACTCTTTCTGGAAAATCACTCTTTCggtaaaatcaaattcaaattcagaaaTGCCATTTCCACGCTAAAATTAGCCATCAGAATTAGCTATActttatttgtatatatatatgtattttgttttttgatATGTATTCTGcaccaataattaattttaatagttgattttaatatacactTAGTATAACTGATTAACATTAATAGATGAATTATCCTAGTTAGATATGGTGTTTTTTTTAACCCTGACTTTTAAAGCAAAATATTATAGATATATGAGGAAAAGTTTTaggagattttgaaattagcacCCAATATattaggaaaataaaaaatgctttatataaaaaaaatcagccaTCAAATGAACTACAtgtataaaatatgtattttaacttttaacttattttaatatgtattttatatttttttataaataatatagtttgtaaaaaaaatacactTCATTTGACCAACTTTAAGACTctaaaaaatttactatttttttttaatatttcattatgTGAACATACTATTTAGATTCCACTCATTTAACTCTAGGGTAAATGTAATTGAATTTAGAAGTTAGAACACAATCTAGATTTGAAGAAGctatgcatgttttgttgagttactgttctattttttcttttcaacagTGATAAAATAGGTGTTGATAGAGTACATAGAATGTATGAATGTTCAAAAAATATGTTTCTTATTAAATTTTGGTTTTCCAAGCAGGGAATGGAGAAAAACGTGTAGATTACATCCCTGGCGTTTCCCCATTAAGGATATCAGATTTGCCTTCAATTTTCCATGACAAGAATGGAAAAGTGTTgcaactatacttgcaatgcatATCAAAGGTCCAATATGCAAAATAccttcttttcaattcaatctATGAGATTGAACCAAATGCAATAGACACTCTAAAATCCAAATACTCCTTCCCACTCTACACAATTGGCCCTTTAATTCCATTCTATGAAGCAACCAACAATGAACACATCAATTACATGCAGTGGCTTGATTCTCAGCCAAAAGGGTCTGTTCTATACATATCCTTAGGAAGTTATCTTTCAATTTCAAAGGAGCAAATGGAAGAACTTGTTGTTGGGTTATGTGATAGTGGTGTGAGATTCTTGATGGTGTACCGTGGACCAAACAAAACACTCTTAAGTCAAAATAGTAACAGTGGTTTATTTGTGCCTTGGTGTGACCAATTGAGGGTGTTGTCACATAACTCTATAGGTGGTTTTTTGTCACATTGTGGTTGGAATTCAGTGTTGGAAGCTATGTTTTGTGGTGTTCCTGTTCTAACTTTTCCAATTTCTATTGATCAAGTTCCTAATAGTAAGCAAATTGTTGAGGATTGGAAGGTTGGTGTTCAGATGAAAGAAAGATTAGGGactaataacaaagaaaatgatGTTGTGATGAGAAAAGAAATTGCTAGGATTGTAAAAGGGTTTATGGATTTTGAGAGCAGGGGAGGGAGAGAGTTAAGGGNNNNNNNNNNNNNNNNNNNNNNNNNNNNNNNNNNATAAGGTTAGAGAAGTTTGTATGAATACAATTGTGGAAGGTGGATCTTCTCTGCAGAATCTCAATGCATTTCTTGAAGACATTTTGCAAAGCAATTAATGCATCAAGTACCCATGAACTttgcattcaataaataaattatgatcTTATAGAACTTTTTCAATGTGTGAAGTTGGATTGCAATAATAGGCCCTTATATGTAGCAGATTTTATTGTATAAAAGTCACTTCAGTCACTTTTATTCCCCGGTGGTTAATAACTAGAGACAAAAGTTTAGAGCTTAGATATATTATCGACAAAATTGTCAAATTACTATATATGTTCATAAGATAAGTAGAGaatgacatttttattttttctaataattttttaacataaaaaatctaatttgatCATTAGActgtatttataaataaatacagaATACTGAAAtaaaattacagaaatataaaattatattgaatAGATGAAATATGTACATNttattattattattattattattattattattattattattattattattattttaaaggtttaattactttacAAGTCTCTATAGTTTCaccgaattttcaattagagccctatattttttttcttttcaattgagtcTCTATacgtgaattttttttttcaattaaatcccTGCCATGTGTATAACGTTAAAGATAACAGAATATTCTTGGTAAAAAACGAATATTCTTGTCATTTGGTTGGAGTAGCTAGCTGAACAAACATGTATTATTCCAAAATACCAAAAACACCCCTTGCATTTTATcccaaggaaaaaaagaaacccTAAGGTTCTCTCTGGAGAATGCATCCGTCGTCTCCTGCTTCTCCTGTTCCGGGCCGTCATCGTCATCCGTCGCTGGCGTCATCTGCAACGAACGCTTGGTGGTCTGCTGTCCGTCGCCTCCTTCTCTGTGCGCCGGTCTGCTCTGCTCTGTTTTGTTCGAAGGTGGTCTGCGAGTTTTTACGTCGCCGTCCGTCGTGGTGAAGCCCATCGCCGTCGCTGTGCCGCACCGAGCCGAGTCTCGTAGCACCTGGCCTCTCGTCCCCGTGTTGTACGTCTGCTccatctccctgcactcgaactATCTGTCTGAACACATGTGAAGAAAAAAAActtctttttttagttttaaaacttgatgtgcatgttaattttattttttttaaatatgacaTTGGTTGAATATCTATTTCTTGAATTGATTTCTGGATTGTTTTGATAATGGTTTATTTAGGATTTACAATATGGATATTTATGTACATGAATTTTGTTAATGGGtgaattgaaatataaattaattttgctaatgttaaattttgtttattcttGATTGTTGGTTGTTGTTGCTGTGATGATGCTACTTTAAATGtattttgtttctgtttttattAATGTAGTGATGGGGATTCGAAATTTACCATATACATACATCACAGTGGCAAGTTTCATGATATAGGAAATGTGCTAGAATATTTGGGGGGAAGGGTATGTTGGAAGATATGCATTTTGAGCTCGATGAATGGAGTTTGCAACAAATAGTTAGTAAGCTGCAGAAGTTAGGGTACAAAGGGTATGCTAAGATATGGTACTATGAACCAGACTGTTAATTGAGCTCGGGTCTTAGAGAGTTGATGAGTGATGGAGATGCAATGAGAATGGGTAGGTTATTAGTGTCACAGACTGTGAAGCATTGCTCGGGTGTATTGTTGATGGCTGCAAGAAAGGTAATGGTGTTGAGATATGTTTGAATGATAAGGATTATGTTCCAACTGAAACTGAGTACAGTGGCCGTGGTTTCGTAGAAGTAGAAGTTGAAGGTGAATCAGAGGCATCTAGTGAGGAGTATAGAATTTGATGATAGTGCTGATGATGGAGACCACGAAGATCATTTCGGGTTTGATGTTGAAGATGGAAATGATGGTGGAGTTGAAAATGCTTTTGGGAGGGTTTGATGGCCCGTTAAATGA is part of the Arachis duranensis cultivar V14167 chromosome 1, aradu.V14167.gnm2.J7QH, whole genome shotgun sequence genome and encodes:
- the LOC107473540 gene encoding UDP-glycosyltransferase 87A1-like, with product MGTIHVESKAMCHVVAMPYPGRGHVNPMMNLCSMLATRKPDIIVSFVVTEEWHGFIRNEAKPDNVRFATIPNVIPSELDRAKDFPAFMNAVSTKMEGPFEDLLDCLDPPVTAIIADTKLVWSIGVANRKNIPVASLWPMSATVYSLLYHFDMLKENGHFPIQISEIGDEVVDYIPGMSPTQIRDLPTVLHGEDLRLLERALNTVNLVSKAQCLMFTTAYELEPQAVDALRSKYNIPVYPVGPSVPFFKLKPKNTTLAQSNGDSFASNANLISNGHAHNHEEEQTPEYFKWLDCQPDGSVLYISQGSFLSVSSAQMDEIVAGIRDSGVSYLWVARGETTKLNGCLGEQGIVVPWVEQLKVLCHPAIGGFWSHCGWNSSLEAAFSGVPVLTYPIFWDQVPNSKRFVEDWRAGWRVRKKIGKENFVSREEICDLVRRFMDGENNEIKEMRKRALELREACQKAISPGGSTETNLDSFIDYVSQIQAQEKK
- the LOC107473548 gene encoding UDP-glycosyltransferase 87A2, whose product is MVYHIVAVPYPGRGHVNPMMNLCKSLLISSRNQILITFVVTQEWQTLINKNTNHAHADSIRICTIPNVLPSEEVRGNDFPGFYEAVMTKMEEPFEAVIDEINGNVNVDLIIADTELLWAHAVATRRLLPLALLWTASASVFSMFLHHQLFLENHSFGNGEKRVDYIPGVSPLRISDLPSIFHDKNGKVLQLYLQCISKVQYAKYLLFNSIYEIEPNAIDTLKSKYSFPLYTIGPLIPFYEATNNEHINYMQWLDSQPKGSVLYISLGSYLSISKEQMEELVVGLCDSGVRFLMVYRGPNKTLLSQNSNSGLFVPWCDQLRVLSHNSIGGFLSHCGWNSVLEAMFCGVPVLTFPISIDQVPNSKQIVEDWKVGVQMKERLGTNNKENDVVMRKEIARIVKGDGDSKFTIYIHHSGKFHDIGNVLEYLGGRVISVTDCEALLGCIVDGCKKGNGVEICLNDKDYVPTETEYSGRGFVEVEVEGESEASSEEYRI